Within the Heliomicrobium undosum genome, the region AAGGCATTCTGGCTGGAGTTCATCGATGTGCTGTTGAGCTACCTCTTCTTGAAGCACCATGAAGACGAACACCTGGGTCATAACCCGGTAGCCAATCTGGCCTACTTCGGCTTCATCATGGTGGGATCGGTGTTTATGGCGCTGACGGGATTTGCCATGTATGGAGAACTCCACCCGAACGGTTTCTTTGGCAATTTACAGTGGGTCTTTCAAGTCCTCGGCCCCAGTTACACCATCCACATGCTGCACCGCCTGATGGCTTGGGGGATCGTCGGCTTTGTGGTCGTTCACCTCTATCTGTCTCTGCGCCATGACATGTTCGCCCGAAATGGCACCTTGTCATCCA harbors:
- the cybH gene encoding Ni/Fe-hydrogenase, b-type cytochrome subunit, producing the protein MRDTKNLKCLNTVYVWELPVRIYHWINALCIVLLMVSGLYIGNPMLRPAVVTGEAATHFFMGYAFVIHIAAGYVFIANYLFRLYWAFVGNEYARSHHWPWQKAFWLEFIDVLLSYLFLKHHEDEHLGHNPVANLAYFGFIMVGSVFMALTGFAMYGELHPNGFFGNLQWVFQVLGPSYTIHMLHRLMAWGIVGFVVVHLYLSLRHDMFARNGTLSSMVSGYKFRCEE